From Helicobacter sp. MIT 99-5507:
TTTGGATTTTAAGATTCTAAGTGAAGTGTTAGAATATGCAAAAAATAGCATTGATAATGGAGTAAACTCCATCATCATTACGCAAGGAACAGATACGATAGAAGAGAGCAGTTTCTTTTTTAATCTTTTTTGGGATAGAAAAGAGAGTGTGATTTTTTGTGGTGCTATGCGAATGGATGGAGAATTTGCATATGATGGATTGTGGAATCTAAACTCAAGCATTCTACTTGCTTGCAATCCAAATAGTATAAATAGAGGGGTTTTAGTCGTATCTGGGGATAGAATCTTTTCTGCAAATTGGATAAAAAAGGTTTATTCTACTTTTATTGATGCATTTGATGGATTACATTTAGAGGGAGTTGTATTGGAAAATAAACCTATGTTTTTTGCAAATCCACTAAAAAGAATCACATATAAATTACCAAAAAATGATAAGAAAATTTTATTTTTAGAGCAGAATCTAAGTGAAAATAATGAGATTTTAAATATGTGGGAAAATTTTGATGGTATTGTGATAAATGGCTTTGGCTCTGGGCATGTTAGTGCAAAAAGCATGGATTTGATAAGAAAAGTAAAGATTCCAATCATAGTCACTTCAAGAGTTGTTTTTGGATTTTGCACAAAAGAAACATATGGATACAATGGAAGTGAGATTGATTTGCAAAATAGCGGAGTG
This genomic window contains:
- a CDS encoding asparaginase domain-containing protein, whose translation is MFRILIISLGGTIGMNRDNVFKAGIPHNDADTFITRLNELNHIDLNIKLESKSFCNLPSGSLDFKILSEVLEYAKNSIDNGVNSIIITQGTDTIEESSFFFNLFWDRKESVIFCGAMRMDGEFAYDGLWNLNSSILLACNPNSINRGVLVVSGDRIFSANWIKKVYSTFIDAFDGLHLEGVVLENKPMFFANPLKRITYKLPKNDKKILFLEQNLSENNEILNMWENFDGIVINGFGSGHVSAKSMDLIRKVKIPIIVTSRVVFGFCTKETYGYNGSEIDLQNSGVIINRILDSKKARILFWCILGNNLDLSEFERFENSLILS